TCGCTGGCCGCCGACCACCTCGCATCTCTCGGGCACCGCCGGGTGGGCATCATCACGTCGTCCGGCTCGCCGACGTCGTTCCACCTGCGCCGGGGATGGACTCGCGCGACCGCCGAGCTCGGCCTCGAATGCCCCGTCGACGTCGATGCCTCCCTCGATGCGATGGACGGCGACTCGCGCGACGCTCTCATCGCCGACGTGCTGGCGCGCTGCCGCGGCACCTCGACCACCGCGCTGCTCATCCACTCCGACCCGCAGGCGGTGCTGCTGCAGCAGCACGCGCGCGACCACGGCTGGTCGATCCCCCACGACCTCGCGATCATCGCGTACGACGACGAGGTGGCGCAGAGCGCCGAACCGCCCATCACGGCCCTCCGCCCACCCAAGCAGCACATCGGCCGGCTCGCGGTCGAGACCATGGTCGACCGCCTCACCGACAGCGGCCACCGGCCGGTCCAGCGCACGTACGTGCTGCCCGAGCTGCAGCTGCGCGAGTCGACCGCCGTGCCTGCCCGGGTCTGACGGCGCCGCGCCGCTGCCGGTTCGAGGCCGCGGCGCGGCCGGCCCGAGGCATCCGTCGCCCGCGTCGCCCGGGCCGGTGCGAGGCCCTGCTCGCTCGCGGCACAGACCACAGCGCAGGAGATCGCCGCAATGTAGGACGTTTCAGGCCGGATCCGTCCGACGTTGTGGCGATCTCCGACGTTGTGGTGAGGGTTCGCGGGCCGGCGCCGACGGCGCGGCGACGGTGGGCGAGGGGTCAGCGAGCCAGGAGGGCCGCCAGGCGGTCGAGCTGCGACGGGTCCTCGAGGGCCGAGCCGACCGCGACGACCTTCACGCCGGCGTCGAGGAACTCCGCGGCGTTCGAGGCGTCGATGCCGCCCGTCGCGACGAAGCGCGCCTGCGGGAACGGGCCCCGGATGTGCCGGAACCACCCCGCCCCGAGCCAGCTCGCGGGGAAGGCTTTGAGCCACGTGAGCCCGAGCGACAGCGCCAGCTGCACCTCGCTGGGCGTCGCTACGCCGGGAAGGATCGGGATGCCGGCGGCCTGCGCCGCCCGCACGACCGTCGCGTCGAGGCCCGGCGAGACGAGATACGCGGCTCCCGCCCGCTGGGCGGCCGCGACCTGCTCGACCGAGATGATCGTGCCCGCTCCCACGAGCTTGCCGCGCTCGCCGCCCAGGCGGACGACCTCCCGGAGCGCCCGGTCGTCCTCGTCGGTCTGGAGGGGCACCTCCACGGAGTCGATGCCGAGGTCCCAGGCCGTGGTGGAGAGGGCGGCGGAGCGCTCGACCCCCATTCCACGGAGGATGGCCATGACGGGCACGCGCCCGAAGATCGCCTCGAAGTCGTTGTCGCTCATGCCGGGGTCCTCTCGTCGACCGAGTCGCTCGTGGTCTGCAGGGTCAGGGCCGCACGTCGGTGCCCTCGGCGGAGCCGCTCGGCGACGGGCAGCGCCTCGAGGAGCGCCGACAGGTAGCCGCCCGCGAACGCGTCCCCCGCGCCGACGGCCTCGACGATCTCGACCTGCTGGGCGGGCTCGAAGACGGTCTCCGCGCCCGTGAACGCCGTCGCCCCGACATCCCCGTCCTTCAGGACGAGCTCGGCGACGTCGGGGAGGAGGGCGCGGACGGATGCCGCATCCGTCGTCGCCCACAGATGCTCGGCCTCGTCGCGGCCCACGAACACAATGTCCGCACGGCGGGCCAGGGTGAGCAGAGGAGCGGCCGCGACCTCGGCGCTCCACAGCGGCGCGCGATGGTTGACGTCGAAGCTGACCCGCACACCGGCCTCGCGCGCGCGACCGATCACCGCGTCGAGGAAGGCGGCCGCCGTGGCGGAGATCGCGGCCGTGATGCCCGACACGTGCAGGAGCTCGACGGCGTCGAAGTCGACGGCATCGGCATCGGCGGGTGCCAGGTGCGCCGCCGCCGAGCCGCCGCGGTAGTACCGCACGCCGTGCCCCGGGTCCTTGAAGTACACGCCCGTGGGATGCCCCGGATCGAACTCGACACTCGACACGTCGACGCGGCGCTCGGCGAGCTGCCGCGCGATGCGGTGTCCGAGCGGATCGTCGCCGAGGCGGCTGAACCACCGGGCTGCGGCGCCGAAGGCAGCGGCGTGGGCCGCGACGTTGGACTCCGCGCCGCCGGCATCCACGCGGAACTCGACGGCGTCGCTCAGCCGCTCGGCTGCCGCCGGGGTCACCATGGCCATCGTCTCGCCGATCGCGAGGAGCGCCCCGGCGCGGGTACTCGTCATCGGCCGATCATCGCAGGTCGGTGACGGGCGCGGCATCCATGTCGTCGAAGGCCTGGTTCTCGCCCGCCATCGCCCAGACGAACGAGTAGGCGGCCGTGCCGACGCCCGAGTGCAGCGACCAGCTGGGCGAGATGACGGCCTGCCGATCGGCGACGACGAGGTGACGCGTCTCCTCGCGCTCGCCGAGGAGGTGGATGACGCGGGCGTCGTCGGGGACGTCGAAGTAGAGGTAGCACTCGGTGCGGCGGTCGTGCGTGTG
This genomic interval from Microbacterium sp. 4R-513 contains the following:
- a CDS encoding bifunctional 4-hydroxy-2-oxoglutarate aldolase/2-dehydro-3-deoxy-phosphogluconate aldolase; the protein is MSDNDFEAIFGRVPVMAILRGMGVERSAALSTTAWDLGIDSVEVPLQTDEDDRALREVVRLGGERGKLVGAGTIISVEQVAAAQRAGAAYLVSPGLDATVVRAAQAAGIPILPGVATPSEVQLALSLGLTWLKAFPASWLGAGWFRHIRGPFPQARFVATGGIDASNAAEFLDAGVKVVAVGSALEDPSQLDRLAALLAR
- a CDS encoding sugar kinase; this translates as MTSTRAGALLAIGETMAMVTPAAAERLSDAVEFRVDAGGAESNVAAHAAAFGAAARWFSRLGDDPLGHRIARQLAERRVDVSSVEFDPGHPTGVYFKDPGHGVRYYRGGSAAAHLAPADADAVDFDAVELLHVSGITAAISATAAAFLDAVIGRAREAGVRVSFDVNHRAPLWSAEVAAAPLLTLARRADIVFVGRDEAEHLWATTDAASVRALLPDVAELVLKDGDVGATAFTGAETVFEPAQQVEIVEAVGAGDAFAGGYLSALLEALPVAERLRRGHRRAALTLQTTSDSVDERTPA